From the Gymnogyps californianus isolate 813 chromosome 2, ASM1813914v2, whole genome shotgun sequence genome, one window contains:
- the YME1L1 gene encoding ATP-dependent zinc metalloprotease YME1L1 isoform X3, producing the protein MFSFSTVQPQATVPLSHLINAFHSPKSSTTTASTASVQPVQRDTSPDHDPQKSESVLNLRDLGLSDLKASQFKELVNRLLPGYCVENKVSSQWHTSYISAESFFENKHVYIQSRNFKTLRSRARRLQSTSEQFTETKNSLSSLLKGFILRKRRIDVENLDTLMKTKNIPEAHQDAFKTGFAEGFLKAQVFLQKTLDSLRRSRLLSFFLFVLCFYLAIYSSFLPGKVRFRTSSIFDAAVDPIQLKNVTFEHVKGVEEAKQELQEVVEFLKNPHKFTVLGGKLPKGILLVGPPGTGKTLLARAVAGEADVPFYYASGSEFDEMFVGVGASRIRSLFREAKANAPCVIFIDELDSVGGKRIESPMHPYSRQTINQLLAEMDGFKPNEGVVIIGATNFPEALDNALIRPGRFDMQVTVPKPDVRGRTEILKWYLNKIKYDPSVDPEIIARGTVGFSGAELENLVNQAALKAAVDGKDMVTMKELEFSKDKILMGPERRSVEIDEKNKTITAYHESGHAIIAYYTKDAMPINKATIMTRGTTLGHVSLLPENDRWSETRSQLLAQMDVCMGGRVAEELIFGSDHITTGASSDFDNATKIAKLMVTRFGMSEKLGVMTYTDTGKVSPETQSAIEQEVRTLLRDSYERAKNILKTHAKEHKNLAEALLKYETLDAKEIQIVLEGKKLEVR; encoded by the exons ATGTTTTCCTTCTCAACCGTGCAGCCTCAG gCTACTGTTCCTCTGAGTCACCTTATCAATGCCTTTCATTCACCAAAAAGCTCCACTACTACTGCCAGCACAGCATCTGTACAGCCTGTGCAGAGGGACACCTCCCCAGACCATGATCCTCAGAAGAGCGAG TCTGTACTTAATTTAAGAGATCTGGGATTGTCTGATTTGAAAGCTAGCCAGTTCAAAGAATTGGTGAACAGGTTGCTTCCTGGCTACTGTGTGGAAAACAAAGTCTCTTCGCAGTGGCATACATCATACATCTCTGCTGAGTCCTTCTTTGAAAATAAGCATG TTTACATACAATCACGGAACTTTAAGACTTTGAGATCAAGAGCAAGACGTCTGCAGTCAACATCTGAACaattcacagaaacaaaaaattcacTTTCTTCACTTTTGAAG ggCTTTATCCTGAGAAAGCGAAGAATTGATGTTGAAAACTTAGATACgctaatgaaaacaaaaaacatcccAGAGGCACACCAGGATGcttttaaaactggttttgcaGAAGGCTTTTTGAAAGCACAGGTATTCCTGCAAAAAACACTTG attCCTTAAGAAGATCAcgtttgctttctttctttctcttcgttctttgtttttatcttgCTATATATTCGTCATTTTTGCCTGGGAAAG TACGCTTTCGAACATCGAGTATCTTTGATGCAGCAGTTGATCCAATCCAGTTGAAAAATGTCACATTCGAACATGTAAAAGGG GTTGAAGAAGCTAAACAAGAATTGCAAGAAGTTGTGGAATTCCTGAAAAACCCACATAAATTTACTGTACTAGGAGGTAAACTTCCAAAAG gTATTCTGTTAGTTGGACCACCTGGTACTGGTAAAACTCTTCTTGCCCGGGCTGTAGCTGGTGAAGCTGATGTTCCGTTTTATTATGCATCTGGATCAGAGTTTGATGAGATGTTTGTTGGTGTAGGAGCTAGTCGCATCCGAAGCCTATTCA gggaagcaaaagcaaatgcacCATGCGTTATATTTATTGATGAGTTGGACTCTGTTGGTGGGAAGAGAATTGAATCTCCAATGCATCCCTATTCAAGACAGACCATTAATCAACTTCTTGCTGAAATGGATGG ctTTAAACCTAATGAAGGTGTTGTTATTATTGGTGCAACAAACTTCCCTGAAGCGTTAGATAA TGCTTTAATACGTCCTGGTCGCTTTGATATGCAAGTTACTGTTCCCAAGCCTGATGTAAGAGGTCGTACGGAAATTCTGAAGTGGTAccttaataaaataaagtatgaTCCAT ctGTTGATCCGGAAATAATTGCACGAGGCACGGTAGGATTTTCCGGAGCAGAGCTTGAGAATCTTGTAAATCAGGCTGCCTTAAAGGCAGCTGTTGATGGAAAAGATATGGTAACCATGAAAGAACTAGAATTCTCCAAGGACAAAATTCTAATGG GACCTGAACGCAGAAGTGTAGAAATtgatgagaaaaacaaaaccatcacCGCTTACCATGAATCTGGACATGCTATCATTGCATATTATACTAAGGATGCAATGCCGATCAACAAGGCTACAATCATGACACGAGGAACAACACTTGGACAT GTATCTCTGCTCCCAGAAAATGACAGATGGAGTGAAACTAGATCCCAGTTGCTTGCACAGATGGATGTCTGTATGGGAGGAAGAGTAGCAGAAGAGCTCAtatttggaagtgatcacaTCACAACAG GTGCTTCCAGTGATTTTGACAACGCTACTAAAATTGCAAAACTGATGGTGACTAGATTTGGAATGAGCGAGAAG cTTGGTGTTATGACCTATACTGATACAGGGAAAGTTAGCCCTGAAACTCAGTCTGCAATTGAACAGGAAGTAAGAACACTTCTACGG gaCTCATATGAGCGAGCAAAGAACATCCTGAAGACTCATGCAAAAGAACACAAGAATTTAGCAGAAGCTTTATTGAAATATGAGACTTTGGATGCCAAAGAAATCCAAATTGttctagagggaaaaaaactaGAAGTAAGATGA
- the YME1L1 gene encoding ATP-dependent zinc metalloprotease YME1L1 isoform X1 yields MFSFSTVQPQATVPLSHLINAFHSPKSSTTTASTASVQPVQRDTSPDHDPQKSESVLNLRDLGLSDLKASQFKELVNRLLPGYCVENKVSSQWHTSYISAESFFENKHGFVDIFSALRSSCLYRQHPNPLQNFCSDVRCWPVYIQSRNFKTLRSRARRLQSTSEQFTETKNSLSSLLKGFILRKRRIDVENLDTLMKTKNIPEAHQDAFKTGFAEGFLKAQVFLQKTLDSLRRSRLLSFFLFVLCFYLAIYSSFLPGKGSFSDAVRFRTSSIFDAAVDPIQLKNVTFEHVKGVEEAKQELQEVVEFLKNPHKFTVLGGKLPKGILLVGPPGTGKTLLARAVAGEADVPFYYASGSEFDEMFVGVGASRIRSLFREAKANAPCVIFIDELDSVGGKRIESPMHPYSRQTINQLLAEMDGFKPNEGVVIIGATNFPEALDNALIRPGRFDMQVTVPKPDVRGRTEILKWYLNKIKYDPSVDPEIIARGTVGFSGAELENLVNQAALKAAVDGKDMVTMKELEFSKDKILMGPERRSVEIDEKNKTITAYHESGHAIIAYYTKDAMPINKATIMTRGTTLGHVSLLPENDRWSETRSQLLAQMDVCMGGRVAEELIFGSDHITTGASSDFDNATKIAKLMVTRFGMSEKLGVMTYTDTGKVSPETQSAIEQEVRTLLRDSYERAKNILKTHAKEHKNLAEALLKYETLDAKEIQIVLEGKKLEVR; encoded by the exons ATGTTTTCCTTCTCAACCGTGCAGCCTCAG gCTACTGTTCCTCTGAGTCACCTTATCAATGCCTTTCATTCACCAAAAAGCTCCACTACTACTGCCAGCACAGCATCTGTACAGCCTGTGCAGAGGGACACCTCCCCAGACCATGATCCTCAGAAGAGCGAG TCTGTACTTAATTTAAGAGATCTGGGATTGTCTGATTTGAAAGCTAGCCAGTTCAAAGAATTGGTGAACAGGTTGCTTCCTGGCTACTGTGTGGAAAACAAAGTCTCTTCGCAGTGGCATACATCATACATCTCTGCTGAGTCCTTCTTTGAAAATAAGCATG GTTTTGTGgatattttcagtgctttacGCTCATCTTGTTTGTACAGACAGCATCCTAATCCCCTCCAAAATTTCTGTTCAGATGTTCGGTGTTGGCCAG TTTACATACAATCACGGAACTTTAAGACTTTGAGATCAAGAGCAAGACGTCTGCAGTCAACATCTGAACaattcacagaaacaaaaaattcacTTTCTTCACTTTTGAAG ggCTTTATCCTGAGAAAGCGAAGAATTGATGTTGAAAACTTAGATACgctaatgaaaacaaaaaacatcccAGAGGCACACCAGGATGcttttaaaactggttttgcaGAAGGCTTTTTGAAAGCACAGGTATTCCTGCAAAAAACACTTG attCCTTAAGAAGATCAcgtttgctttctttctttctcttcgttctttgtttttatcttgCTATATATTCGTCATTTTTGCCTGGGAAAGGTTCCTTTTCTGATGCTG TACGCTTTCGAACATCGAGTATCTTTGATGCAGCAGTTGATCCAATCCAGTTGAAAAATGTCACATTCGAACATGTAAAAGGG GTTGAAGAAGCTAAACAAGAATTGCAAGAAGTTGTGGAATTCCTGAAAAACCCACATAAATTTACTGTACTAGGAGGTAAACTTCCAAAAG gTATTCTGTTAGTTGGACCACCTGGTACTGGTAAAACTCTTCTTGCCCGGGCTGTAGCTGGTGAAGCTGATGTTCCGTTTTATTATGCATCTGGATCAGAGTTTGATGAGATGTTTGTTGGTGTAGGAGCTAGTCGCATCCGAAGCCTATTCA gggaagcaaaagcaaatgcacCATGCGTTATATTTATTGATGAGTTGGACTCTGTTGGTGGGAAGAGAATTGAATCTCCAATGCATCCCTATTCAAGACAGACCATTAATCAACTTCTTGCTGAAATGGATGG ctTTAAACCTAATGAAGGTGTTGTTATTATTGGTGCAACAAACTTCCCTGAAGCGTTAGATAA TGCTTTAATACGTCCTGGTCGCTTTGATATGCAAGTTACTGTTCCCAAGCCTGATGTAAGAGGTCGTACGGAAATTCTGAAGTGGTAccttaataaaataaagtatgaTCCAT ctGTTGATCCGGAAATAATTGCACGAGGCACGGTAGGATTTTCCGGAGCAGAGCTTGAGAATCTTGTAAATCAGGCTGCCTTAAAGGCAGCTGTTGATGGAAAAGATATGGTAACCATGAAAGAACTAGAATTCTCCAAGGACAAAATTCTAATGG GACCTGAACGCAGAAGTGTAGAAATtgatgagaaaaacaaaaccatcacCGCTTACCATGAATCTGGACATGCTATCATTGCATATTATACTAAGGATGCAATGCCGATCAACAAGGCTACAATCATGACACGAGGAACAACACTTGGACAT GTATCTCTGCTCCCAGAAAATGACAGATGGAGTGAAACTAGATCCCAGTTGCTTGCACAGATGGATGTCTGTATGGGAGGAAGAGTAGCAGAAGAGCTCAtatttggaagtgatcacaTCACAACAG GTGCTTCCAGTGATTTTGACAACGCTACTAAAATTGCAAAACTGATGGTGACTAGATTTGGAATGAGCGAGAAG cTTGGTGTTATGACCTATACTGATACAGGGAAAGTTAGCCCTGAAACTCAGTCTGCAATTGAACAGGAAGTAAGAACACTTCTACGG gaCTCATATGAGCGAGCAAAGAACATCCTGAAGACTCATGCAAAAGAACACAAGAATTTAGCAGAAGCTTTATTGAAATATGAGACTTTGGATGCCAAAGAAATCCAAATTGttctagagggaaaaaaactaGAAGTAAGATGA
- the YME1L1 gene encoding ATP-dependent zinc metalloprotease YME1L1 isoform X2, with product MFSFSTVQPQATVPLSHLINAFHSPKSSTTTASTASVQPVQRDTSPDHDPQKSESVLNLRDLGLSDLKASQFKELVNRLLPGYCVENKVSSQWHTSYISAESFFENKHGFVDIFSALRSSCLYRQHPNPLQNFCSDVRCWPVYIQSRNFKTLRSRARRLQSTSEQFTETKNSLSSLLKGFILRKRRIDVENLDTLMKTKNIPEAHQDAFKTGFAEGFLKAQVFLQKTLDSLRRSRLLSFFLFVLCFYLAIYSSFLPGKVRFRTSSIFDAAVDPIQLKNVTFEHVKGVEEAKQELQEVVEFLKNPHKFTVLGGKLPKGILLVGPPGTGKTLLARAVAGEADVPFYYASGSEFDEMFVGVGASRIRSLFREAKANAPCVIFIDELDSVGGKRIESPMHPYSRQTINQLLAEMDGFKPNEGVVIIGATNFPEALDNALIRPGRFDMQVTVPKPDVRGRTEILKWYLNKIKYDPSVDPEIIARGTVGFSGAELENLVNQAALKAAVDGKDMVTMKELEFSKDKILMGPERRSVEIDEKNKTITAYHESGHAIIAYYTKDAMPINKATIMTRGTTLGHVSLLPENDRWSETRSQLLAQMDVCMGGRVAEELIFGSDHITTGASSDFDNATKIAKLMVTRFGMSEKLGVMTYTDTGKVSPETQSAIEQEVRTLLRDSYERAKNILKTHAKEHKNLAEALLKYETLDAKEIQIVLEGKKLEVR from the exons ATGTTTTCCTTCTCAACCGTGCAGCCTCAG gCTACTGTTCCTCTGAGTCACCTTATCAATGCCTTTCATTCACCAAAAAGCTCCACTACTACTGCCAGCACAGCATCTGTACAGCCTGTGCAGAGGGACACCTCCCCAGACCATGATCCTCAGAAGAGCGAG TCTGTACTTAATTTAAGAGATCTGGGATTGTCTGATTTGAAAGCTAGCCAGTTCAAAGAATTGGTGAACAGGTTGCTTCCTGGCTACTGTGTGGAAAACAAAGTCTCTTCGCAGTGGCATACATCATACATCTCTGCTGAGTCCTTCTTTGAAAATAAGCATG GTTTTGTGgatattttcagtgctttacGCTCATCTTGTTTGTACAGACAGCATCCTAATCCCCTCCAAAATTTCTGTTCAGATGTTCGGTGTTGGCCAG TTTACATACAATCACGGAACTTTAAGACTTTGAGATCAAGAGCAAGACGTCTGCAGTCAACATCTGAACaattcacagaaacaaaaaattcacTTTCTTCACTTTTGAAG ggCTTTATCCTGAGAAAGCGAAGAATTGATGTTGAAAACTTAGATACgctaatgaaaacaaaaaacatcccAGAGGCACACCAGGATGcttttaaaactggttttgcaGAAGGCTTTTTGAAAGCACAGGTATTCCTGCAAAAAACACTTG attCCTTAAGAAGATCAcgtttgctttctttctttctcttcgttctttgtttttatcttgCTATATATTCGTCATTTTTGCCTGGGAAAG TACGCTTTCGAACATCGAGTATCTTTGATGCAGCAGTTGATCCAATCCAGTTGAAAAATGTCACATTCGAACATGTAAAAGGG GTTGAAGAAGCTAAACAAGAATTGCAAGAAGTTGTGGAATTCCTGAAAAACCCACATAAATTTACTGTACTAGGAGGTAAACTTCCAAAAG gTATTCTGTTAGTTGGACCACCTGGTACTGGTAAAACTCTTCTTGCCCGGGCTGTAGCTGGTGAAGCTGATGTTCCGTTTTATTATGCATCTGGATCAGAGTTTGATGAGATGTTTGTTGGTGTAGGAGCTAGTCGCATCCGAAGCCTATTCA gggaagcaaaagcaaatgcacCATGCGTTATATTTATTGATGAGTTGGACTCTGTTGGTGGGAAGAGAATTGAATCTCCAATGCATCCCTATTCAAGACAGACCATTAATCAACTTCTTGCTGAAATGGATGG ctTTAAACCTAATGAAGGTGTTGTTATTATTGGTGCAACAAACTTCCCTGAAGCGTTAGATAA TGCTTTAATACGTCCTGGTCGCTTTGATATGCAAGTTACTGTTCCCAAGCCTGATGTAAGAGGTCGTACGGAAATTCTGAAGTGGTAccttaataaaataaagtatgaTCCAT ctGTTGATCCGGAAATAATTGCACGAGGCACGGTAGGATTTTCCGGAGCAGAGCTTGAGAATCTTGTAAATCAGGCTGCCTTAAAGGCAGCTGTTGATGGAAAAGATATGGTAACCATGAAAGAACTAGAATTCTCCAAGGACAAAATTCTAATGG GACCTGAACGCAGAAGTGTAGAAATtgatgagaaaaacaaaaccatcacCGCTTACCATGAATCTGGACATGCTATCATTGCATATTATACTAAGGATGCAATGCCGATCAACAAGGCTACAATCATGACACGAGGAACAACACTTGGACAT GTATCTCTGCTCCCAGAAAATGACAGATGGAGTGAAACTAGATCCCAGTTGCTTGCACAGATGGATGTCTGTATGGGAGGAAGAGTAGCAGAAGAGCTCAtatttggaagtgatcacaTCACAACAG GTGCTTCCAGTGATTTTGACAACGCTACTAAAATTGCAAAACTGATGGTGACTAGATTTGGAATGAGCGAGAAG cTTGGTGTTATGACCTATACTGATACAGGGAAAGTTAGCCCTGAAACTCAGTCTGCAATTGAACAGGAAGTAAGAACACTTCTACGG gaCTCATATGAGCGAGCAAAGAACATCCTGAAGACTCATGCAAAAGAACACAAGAATTTAGCAGAAGCTTTATTGAAATATGAGACTTTGGATGCCAAAGAAATCCAAATTGttctagagggaaaaaaactaGAAGTAAGATGA